From the Flavobacterium gyeonganense genome, the window CTGATAAGGAATCAAAACAATTAAATATACTACAAAAAATAGCACTTTGTATATTAGCAATAACTGTTATATCCTATTATGTTCTGTCTATTCAATTTTTAACCAGTTAATTTAAGGAGTTAAAACTGCAATTTCATTTTGAATCGCATATACAACCAATCCAGCGATATTTCTAGACTCAGTTTTAAGTAATAAATTATTTCTGTGTCCTTCTACCGTTCTGGGGCTCAAGAAGAGTTCTTCGGCAATTTCAGCCGTGGTTTTTTGATTGCAAATAAGCTGAAGTACTTCGATTTCCCTTGGTGATAAAAAACCAGATTCTAAATTGATTCTAGAATTTTTTGAAGGCAGCATGGTATCTTGTATGGTTTTTAAAATCTTTTCATTATAAAAAAATCCTTTTTTTGCAACTTCATTTATTGTATTTATTAAATCTGCTGGAGTTGTATTTTTTACCAAATAAGCGACTGCCCCTACCTGAATCATATTTATCACGAATGATCTAGTATCATAACTAGTCAATGCAATAATTTTAATATCTGGAAAAAATTTTCTAATAACTTTAGTAGCCTCAACACCATTTAGAACAGGCATTTTCAGATCCATAATAATAATGTCTGGCTTAATCTCACTATTATTCAAATTTGAAATCAATTCTTCTCCATTTGATGCTTCAAAAAGAACTTCAATATTTTCTTCTCTTTGAAGTAAAAAAGATATCCCTTTACGAAATAAGATTTCATCATCAACTAAAACTATTTTGATAGTAAAATTATTCATTTTCCTGAGTTTAAATCTTCTTAGAATTCGAAATTACAAATTATATCATATAAAAAACCAATGAGTAATATTAATAGTAATTTAAGCAAAATAACTAATCAAGTTAAAATGTAAAAAAAACTTCAATCCCCTTATTGATTTCAGATTTTATATCAATGCTTCCATTTAAGAAAGATATCCTGCTATCTATATTCTTCATCCCTAATCCTTTCTGATTTTCAGAATTTTTAGAATCAAAACCTATCCCGTTGTCTTTATAAAAACAGCTATTGCTACCATTAACTTTATCTAAATTTATAGAGATTTCTGAAGCCTTTCCATGTCGCAAAGAATTATTCATCAACTCTTGTAAAATCCTAAAAACGTGTAAATGTCTATTTTTTTCACTTTCATCAAACTCAATTTTGTTTTGATATGACACTTTAACAGATTTACTACTCTCAAATTCTTCACATAGTTCTTCAATTCCGGCATGGAGTCCGAATTTATCAAAAACAGGCGGCAATAAATTATGGGCAATTTTTCTTGAATTATCTAATGCCTTTGCTGTTATATTAATAATATTTGCAGTAATTTCTTTTGTTTCAGTTTCTGTTAAATTTGCTGAAGTTAGTAAATAACTATTCAATGAAACTACATTTAATTTTGAGCTAATGTCATCGTGCAAATCCTGAGCTATTCTTTTCCTTTCTTCCTCCTGTGTGATGATAACAGCATGCAACTGCTCTTTTTGATGTGCTAATACTAAATCTTTTTTTCTAATTCTTTTTGAATAATCTTTTTTCTGGAAAAATAAAAAAAGACAATCAAAGCAACTGCTACAATCATAAAAAAA encodes:
- a CDS encoding sensor histidine kinase — translated: MHAVIITQEEERKRIAQDLHDDISSKLNVVSLNSYLLTSANLTETETKEITANIINITAKALDNSRKIAHNLLPPVFDKFGLHAGIEELCEEFESSKSVKVSYQNKIEFDESEKNRHLHVFRILQELMNNSLRHGKASEISINLDKVNGSNSCFYKDNGIGFDSKNSENQKGLGMKNIDSRISFLNGSIDIKSEINKGIEVFFTF
- a CDS encoding response regulator transcription factor yields the protein MNNFTIKIVLVDDEILFRKGISFLLQREENIEVLFEASNGEELISNLNNSEIKPDIIIMDLKMPVLNGVEATKVIRKFFPDIKIIALTSYDTRSFVINMIQVGAVAYLVKNTTPADLINTINEVAKKGFFYNEKILKTIQDTMLPSKNSRINLESGFLSPREIEVLQLICNQKTTAEIAEELFLSPRTVEGHRNNLLLKTESRNIAGLVVYAIQNEIAVLTP